The DNA sequence TCATTTCGCGCGGGTCAAGGTCCCCGACAACGTCGACCGTTTCGTCGAACTCGACGCCGGCGCCAGCGGAGGCGACGGCCGTGGCGAGGTCCGCTTCCTGCCGATGGAGGAGCTGATCGCGGCGTTCTTGCCGGTGCTGTTCCCCGGCATGGAAATCGTCGAGCATCACGCGTTCCGCATCACCCGCAACGCCGATTTCGAGGTCGAAGAGGACCGCGACGAAGACCTGTTGCAGGCCTTGGAGCGAGAGCTGGCGCGGCGCCGCTTCGGGTCGCCGGTGCGCCTCGAGGTCGCCGACGACATGACCGAGCACATGCTGGAGCTGCTGTTGCGGGAGCTCGACGTGGACCCCGGTGACGTCATCGAGGTGCCCGGCCTACTGGACCTGTCATCGCTGTGGCAGGTCTACGGCCAGGACCGGCCCGACCTCAAGGACCGCACCTTCGTCCCGGCCACCCACCCGGCGTTCGCCGAACGGGAAACCCCTAAAAGCATTTTCGCCACCCTGCGGGAAGGCGATGTGCTGGTACATCACCCCTACGACTCATTCGCCACCAGCGTGCAACGGTTTATCGAACAGGCAGCCGCCGACCCGGGCGTGCTGGCGATCAAGCAGACGCTCTACCGCACCTCCGGTGATTCGCCGATCGTCACCGCGCTGATCGACGCCGCCGAAGCCGGCAAGCAGGTGGTGGCACTCGTCGAGATCAAGGCCCGCTTCGACGAGCAGGCCAACATCAAGTGGGCCCGCAAGCTGGAGCAGGCCGGCGTGCACGTGGTGTACGGATTGATCGGACTGAAAACCCACTGCAAGGTCTGCCTCGTGGTGCGCCGCGAGGGCTCCACGATCCGGCGGTATTGCCATATCGGCACCGGGAACTACAACTCCAAGACCGCGCGCCTCTACGAAGATGTGGGACTGCTCACCGCCGACCCGGATATCGGCGCCGACCTGACCGACCTGTTCAATTCGTTGACCGGCTATTCGCGGAAAGTCGCCTACCGCAATCTATTGGTGGCCCCGCACGGTGTCCGGACCGGGATCATCGAACGCATCGAACGTGAGGTCTTGGCGCACCGCCACTCCGGTAACGGACGGATCCGGCTCAAGCTCAACTCACTGGTGGACGAGCAGGTGATCGACGCGCTCTACCGCGCCTCTCGCGCCGGTGTGCAAGTTGAGTTGTTCGTTCGCGGTATCTGCGCACTGCGGCCCGGGGTCGAGGGCTTCTCCGAAAACATCCTCGTCCGATCGATTCTCGGCCGATTCCTGGAGCACTCGCGCATCATCCACTTCCGCGCCATCGACGAATTCTGGATCGGCAGCGCCGACATGATGCACCGCAATCTGGACCGCCGGGTCGAAGTGATGGTTCAGGTGCGCAACCCGCGGCTGACCACACAGCTGGGCGATGTATTCGACTCCGCCATGGATCCGGCCACCCGCTGCTGGGAGCTCGGGCCCGACGGCCAGTGGACGGCGGAACCGCAAGCCGGCGCCACCGTGCGCGATCACCAGGCGTCCTTGATGGACCGACACCGCAATCCCTGACCCCCGGCCCACCGCCCAAGAAGCCCGAATTGACCTGCAGGAGTGCAAGGTGCTCGAAACGACAGTGTCGAATGGCTCCGGGACGGTAGACAAGGTCGTCCACGCCGCCGGCGCGGTGCTGTGGCGGACGCGGCGCAATGCCGTTGAGGTGGCGCTCATCCACCGCCCGCGCTACGACGACTGGTCATTGCCCAAGGGCAAGGTCGATCCCGGCGAGACCGAACCGGTGACAGCCGTGCGGGAGATCCTGGAGGAGACCGGCCAGCACGCACAGCTGGGCCGCCGGCTGGGGGCGGTCCGCTATCCGGTAACCCAGGGCGTCAAGAAAGTCCGGTACTGGGCTGCACAGGCGCTGGGTGGAGACTTCGTGCCCAACCACGAGGTCGACGATCTGGTCTGGCTGCCGGTCGATGCCGCGATGAAGGAACTGCAGTACGCCTATGACCGGAAGATACTGCGGCGGTTCGCCAAGCAGCCCGCCGACACCCAAACGGTGTTGATCGTGCGGCACGGTACCGCCGGGCGTCGGTCCCGGTTCTCCGGCGATGACCGCCAGCGGCCGCTGGACAAGAAGGGCCGCGCACAGGCCGAGGCGCTCACCGATCAGCTGCTGGCCTTCGGCGCGACCGCGGTGTACGCGGCCGACCGGGTGCGCTGCGAGCAGACGGTGGAGCCACTGGCCGCCGAACTCGGGGTGGCTGTGCACAACGAGCCGACGTTGACCGAGGAGTCCTACGCCGACAACCCGAAGCAGGGCCGTCGCCGGGTGATGGAGATCGCGAAATTGGGCGGGACACCGGTTATCTGTACCCAAGGCAAGGTGATTCCAGACCTGATCGCCTGGTGGTGTGACCGCGACGGCGTCAGCCCGGACAAGTCCCGCAATCGCAAGGGCAGCACGTGGGTGCTGTCACTGTCGGGTGGGCGGCTGATCGCCGCCGACCACATCGGTAGCCCGCTGGCTACCCAAGCACTGGTATGAACGACCGAGCGCCGCGGGGATAACCCCGCGGCGCTCGGCTATTCGTTGCTACTTGCGACCCTTGCGGGCCGGAGCCTTGGTGGCTTTCTTGGCCGGAGCCTTCTTCGCCACGGCCTTGGTGGCTGCCTTCTTGGCGACAACCTTCTTGGCCGGAGCCTTGGTCGCTGCCTTCTTCGCAACAACCTTCTTAGCCGGAGCCTTGGTCACGGCCTTCTTGGCCGGAGCCTTGGTCGCTGCCTTCTTCGCAACAACCTTCTTGGCCGGAGCCTTGGCCGCAGTCTTCTTGGCGGCGGCCTTGGTGGCCTTCTTGGCCGGCGCCTTCTTGGCCGGCGCAGCGGTGGCGCCAGCGCCGCGCTTGACGGCCAGACCCTCCGACGGGACACGCTGCGCGCCAGAAACAATCGCCTTGAACTGCGCACCGGGGCGGAATG is a window from the Mycobacterium sp. SVM_VP21 genome containing:
- a CDS encoding NUDIX hydrolase, coding for MLETTVSNGSGTVDKVVHAAGAVLWRTRRNAVEVALIHRPRYDDWSLPKGKVDPGETEPVTAVREILEETGQHAQLGRRLGAVRYPVTQGVKKVRYWAAQALGGDFVPNHEVDDLVWLPVDAAMKELQYAYDRKILRRFAKQPADTQTVLIVRHGTAGRRSRFSGDDRQRPLDKKGRAQAEALTDQLLAFGATAVYAADRVRCEQTVEPLAAELGVAVHNEPTLTEESYADNPKQGRRRVMEIAKLGGTPVICTQGKVIPDLIAWWCDRDGVSPDKSRNRKGSTWVLSLSGGRLIAADHIGSPLATQALV
- a CDS encoding HU family DNA-binding protein, giving the protein MNKAELIEVLTKELDTDRRSATEAVEHFVNAIVRAVHKGESVTITGFGVFERRRRAARVARNPRTGETVKVKPTSVPAFRPGAQFKAIVSGAQRVPSEGLAVKRGAGATAAPAKKAPAKKATKAAAKKTAAKAPAKKVVAKKAATKAPAKKAVTKAPAKKVVAKKAATKAPAKKVVAKKAATKAVAKKAPAKKATKAPARKGRK
- a CDS encoding RNA degradosome polyphosphate kinase, which codes for MSNDFGVDEIEGSELTETRTDTTDWRPHDAAPTAPPAATETLPAGDDDELPADRYLNRELSWLDFNARVLALAADISLPLLERAKFLAIFASNLDEFYMVRVAGLKRRDEMGLSVRSADGLTPREQLRRIGERTQQIATSHARVFLDSVRPALAAEGIHVVTWADLLPAERDQLSVYFHEQVFPVLTPLAVDPAHPFPFVSGLSLNLAVTVKRPEDGGSHFARVKVPDNVDRFVELDAGASGGDGRGEVRFLPMEELIAAFLPVLFPGMEIVEHHAFRITRNADFEVEEDRDEDLLQALERELARRRFGSPVRLEVADDMTEHMLELLLRELDVDPGDVIEVPGLLDLSSLWQVYGQDRPDLKDRTFVPATHPAFAERETPKSIFATLREGDVLVHHPYDSFATSVQRFIEQAAADPGVLAIKQTLYRTSGDSPIVTALIDAAEAGKQVVALVEIKARFDEQANIKWARKLEQAGVHVVYGLIGLKTHCKVCLVVRREGSTIRRYCHIGTGNYNSKTARLYEDVGLLTADPDIGADLTDLFNSLTGYSRKVAYRNLLVAPHGVRTGIIERIEREVLAHRHSGNGRIRLKLNSLVDEQVIDALYRASRAGVQVELFVRGICALRPGVEGFSENILVRSILGRFLEHSRIIHFRAIDEFWIGSADMMHRNLDRRVEVMVQVRNPRLTTQLGDVFDSAMDPATRCWELGPDGQWTAEPQAGATVRDHQASLMDRHRNP